The Coffea arabica cultivar ET-39 chromosome 4e, Coffea Arabica ET-39 HiFi, whole genome shotgun sequence genome includes a window with the following:
- the LOC113742415 gene encoding trimethyltridecatetraene synthase-like, which yields MESSSSTPTTWTPYALAWLATVVIALLAKRFRQKKLNLPPGPKPWPIIGNLNLMGTLPHRSIHQLSLTYGPLMQLRFGSFPVVVGSSVEMAKVILKTMDVTFAGRPKTAAGKYTTYNYSDITWSPYGPYWRQARKMCLMELFSAKRLESYEYIRVEEMNSLLQGLFKSSGKPVLLKDYLSTVSLNVISRMVLGKRYLDESDENSIITPVEFKKMLDELFLLNGVLNIGDSIPWLDFLDLQGYIKRMKVLSKKFDRFLEHVLDEHNARRKDEKNYVSQDMVDVLLDLASDPNLEVKLERHGVKAFTQDLLAGGTESSAVTVEWAISELLKKPELFGKATEELDRVIGQSRWVTEKDIPDLPYIEAIVKETMRMHPVAPMLVPRCAREDCKVAGYDIQKGTRVLVNVWTIGRDPALWEKPEEFYPDRFVGKDIDVKGHDYELLPFGSGRRMCPGYSLGLKVIQSNLANLLHGYKWKLPNDMKPEELDMDEIFGLSTPRKIPLVAIVEPRLPRHLYSL from the exons ATGGAGAGTTCTTCTTCTACCCCCACCACCTGGACCCCCTATGCACTGGCTTGGCTTGCAACGGTGGTTATCGCCCTCCTTGCCAAGCGTTTCCGTCAGAAAAAACTCAACCTCCCACCGGGTCCAAAGCCCTGGCCTATCATTGGAAACTTGAACCTCATGGGCACCCTCCCTCATCGTTCCATCCATCAACTCTCCCTAACATATGGTCCCCTAATGCAACTCCGTTTTGGCTCCTTCCCGGTGGTGGTCGGCTCCTCCGTGGAGATGGCCAAAGTTATCCTCAAGACCATGGACGTCACTTTTGCGGGGAGGCCCAAAACTGCAGCCGGAAAATACACCACTTATAATTACTCCGACATCACTTGGTCCCCTTACGGACCATACTGGCGCCAGGCGCGTAAGATGTGCCTCATGGAATTGTTCAGCGCAAAAAGACTGGAATCGTACGAATACATTCGAGTGGAAGAAATGAATTCACTTCTGCAGGGGCTGTTCAAATCATCGGGCAAGCCTGTCTTGTTGAAAGATTATCTCTCAACAGTGAGCTTGAACGTGATTAGCAGGATGGTGTTGGGAAAAAGATACTTGGACGAGTCTGATGAGAACTCAATTATCACGCCTGTCGAGTTCAAGAAAATGCTGGACGAGCTGTTCTTGCTGAACGGTGTCCTTAACATCGGCGATTCGATACCTTGGCTCGATTTCTTGGATTTGCAGGGGTATATTAAGAGGATGAAAgtcttgagcaagaaattcgaCAGGTTTCTGGAGCATGTCCTGGATGAGCACAACGCCAGGAGGAAAGACGAAAAGAATTACGTAAGCCAGGACATGGTGGACGTCCTTCTGGACCTGGCGAGCGATCCCAATCTGGAGGTGAAGCTAGAGAGGCACGGAGTCAAGGCATTCACTCAG GACCTACTTGCCGGTGGAACCGAGAGCTCAGCGGTGACAGTAGAATGGGCCATCTCAGAGCTACTGAAAAAGCCAGAACTATTCGGAAAAGCAACCGAGGAGCTCGACCGGGTTATTGGTCAGAGCCGATGGGTGACGGAGAAGGACATCCCAGACCTTCCTTACATAGAGGCTATTGTTAAAGAAACAATGCGTATGCACCCCGTGGCACCAATGCTGGTGCCCAGGTGTGCTCGCGAAGATTGCAAAGTTGCAGGGTACGATATCCAGAAGGGAACTCGAGTTCTCGTTAATGTCTGGACGATTGGGAGGGACCCTGCATTGTGGGAGAAACCCGAGGAATTTTACCCCGACAGATTCGTTGGAAAGGACATTGATGTCAAAGGGCACGACTACGAGCTGTTGCCATTTGGTTCTGGAAGAAGAATGTGCCCGGGTTACAGTTTAGGCCTTAAGGTTATCCAATCCAATTTGGCCAACCTTTTACATGGATACAAATGGAAGTTGCCAAATGATATGAAGCCTGAGGAGTTGGACATGGATGAAATCTTCGGGCTTTCAACACCAAGAAAGATCCCGCTTGTTGCAATTGTTGAGCCTCGGCTTCCTCGTCATCTTTATTCGCTATGA
- the LOC113741852 gene encoding serine/threonine-protein kinase RIPK, translating into MALKKKLRAILPSCFMSKSHPLESKKHVPNQHSSAQRLSLSDISDPGSPLSADDISNSLIGSNLHIFTLAELRVITHDFSSSNFLGEGGFGPVYKGFVDDRTRPGLKAQPVAVKLLDLEGTQGYREWLTEVIFLGQLRHPHLVKLIGYCCEDQHRLLVYEYMARGNLENQLFRRFSISLPWLTRIEITAGAARGLAFLHGEEKPVIYRDFKTSNILMDSDYTAKLSDFGLAKDGPEGDDTHVTTRVMGTHGYAAPEYIMTGHLTTRSDVYSFGVVLLELLTGKRAVDKSRPSREQNLVEWARPLLKDLHKIDKIMDPKLDGQYSSEGAKKAATLAYHCLSHRARSRPTMDGVVKMLDNILDLKDDIPVGPFVYIVPKEGKMAAEAHELTSEKTKGHVKNEEEKRVPGNNGREEDDDDERAAELKKKKNGNGCQRGRKGHTHKHRIRSRAVYSDTALYTNLRKEFKLPKAKELKIVKMDACPSQSKCT; encoded by the exons ATGGCTCTCaaaaagaaattgagagctaTATTGCCTAGTTGTttcatgtccaaaagccatcCCTTAGAGTCCAAAAAGCATGTTCCCAACCAACATTCCTCCGCTCAAAGGTTATCACTCTCTGATATAAGTGACCCTGGTTCTCCACTCTCTGCGGATGACATCTCTAATTCTCTCattggatcaaatcttcataTTTTCACACTGGCAGAGCTCAGAGTGATTACTCACGATTTCTCGTCAAGTAATTTTCTTGGTGAAGGCGGTTTTGGACCCGTGTATAAGGGTTTCGTGGATGACAGGACTAGACCTGGGCTTAAGGCTCAACCAGTTGCTGTCAAGTTGCTGGATTTGGAAGGCACTCAGGGCTATAGAGAATGGCTG ACTGAAGTCATCTTCCTTGGGCAATTGAGACATCCCCATCTAGTGAAGCTGATTGGTTACTGTTGCGAGGACCAGCACAGACTTCTCGTGTACGAGTACATGGCAAGAGGCAACCTGGAGAACCAACTATTCCGAA GGTTCTCTATTTCACTGCCATGGTTGACAAGAATAGAAATTACCGCCGGCGCTGCAAGAGGCCTGGCTTTTCTTCATGGGGAAGAAAAACCCGTCATCTATCGCGATTTCAAGACTTCAAATATCCTAATGGACTCG GATTACACTGCTAAGCTCTCTGATTTTGGGCTAGCAAAAGATGGTCCAGAAGGCGATGACACACACGTCACTACCCGAGTCATGGGTACGCATGGCTATGCCGCACCTGAATACATCATGACAG GTCATTTGACAACTAGGAGCGACGTTTATAGCTTTGGAGTAGTGTTGTTGGAACTGCTAACTGGAAAACGTGCCGTGGACAAAAGTCGTCCCAGCAGAGAACAGAATTTGGTGGAATGGGCAAGGCCCCTGTTGAAAGATCTGCATAAGATTGATAAAATTATGGATCCGAAGCTTGATGGTCAATACTCGTCGGAAGGGGCGAAGAAGGCGGCTACACTGGCATATCACTGCTTAAGCCACCGTGCCCGATCTAGACCTACGATGGACGGCGTCGTGAAAATGTTGGACAACATTTTGGACTTAAAAGATGACATCCCGGTCGGGCCATTTGTGTACATTGTGCCCAAAGAAGGGAAAATGGCAGCAGAGGCTCATGAGCTGACTTCAGAAAAAACAAAAGGGCACGTGAAAAATGAGGAGGAAAAGAGGGTTCCCGGCAACAATGGACGAGAAGAAGACGACGACGACGAAAGGGCAGccgaattgaaaaagaaaaaaaatggaaatggtTGCCAACGAGGCAGAAAAGGACATACGCATAAGCATCGAATCAGGTCTCGTGCTGTTTACTCCGATACCGCTCTCTATACAAATCTAAGGAAAGAATTTAAGCTGCCAAAGGCCAAGGAGCTCAAGATTGTGAAGATGGACGCCTGCCCATCCCAATCGAAATGTACATGA